In the Helianthus annuus cultivar XRQ/B chromosome 11, HanXRQr2.0-SUNRISE, whole genome shotgun sequence genome, one interval contains:
- the LOC110889576 gene encoding NAC transcription factor 25, with protein sequence MESTDSSTGSQLPQLPPGFRFHPTDEELVVHYLKKRVSGAPLPVAIIAEIDLYKFDPWELPAKATFGEQEWYFFSPRDRKYPNGARPNRAANSGYWKATGTDKPVMTSGGTQKVGVKKALVFYGGKPPKGVKTNWIMHEYRLTDGKTISKPHGSDPTKQKGSLRLDDWVLCRIYKKSNTQRPMDSDGCDHHTMTGMLASIPPSISLAGGHHPMMQNQETNLLFDVRMNSNETETDNNTNTNTNNITNLLPLKRSLSGLFWTEEGANGNTGNSSATYTKRFLTPESNSDISPMATRTNEENSGSIASLLSQLPQTPQLQQQTMLGSIEDGVYRHPYQLQGMNWYS encoded by the exons ATGGAGAGTACAGATTCATCCACCGGTTCGCAGTTGCCTCAGCTGCCGCCCGGCTTTCGCTTTCACCCCACCGATGAAGAGCTCGTGGTTCATTACCTTAAGAAAAGGGTATCCGGTGCACCTCTTCCTGTGGCCATTATCGCCGAGATCGACCTCTACAAGTTCGATCCGTGGGAGCTCCCCG ctaagGCGACGTTTGGGGAGCAAGAATGGTACTTTTTTAGCCCTAGAGATCGGAAGTACCCGAACGGGGCTCGGCCTAACAGGGCCGCAAACTCGGGGTACTGGAAAGCCACCGGAACTGATAAGCCGGTGATGACGTCAGGCGGTACACAGAAAGTTGGTGTGAAGAAGGCACTTGTTTTTTATGGAGGAAAGCCACCAAAAGGGGTTAAAACGAATTGGATCATGCATGAATATCGGCTTACGGATGGTAAAACCATCTCCAAACCCCATGGTTCTGATCCCACCAAACAAAAAGGCTCTTTGAGG TTAGATGATTGGGTTTTGTGTCGAATCTACAAAAAGAGCAATACTCAAAGACCGATGGATAGCGACGGATGCGATCATCACACCATGACTGGAATGCTAGCATCTATACCTCCATCCATCTCGCTAGCCGGCGGCCACCACCCAATGATGCAAAACCAAGAAACCAACCTCCTATTTGATGTTAGAATGAACTCAAACGAAACCGAAACCGACaacaacaccaacaccaacaccaacaacATCACTAACCTCCTTCCTTTAAAGAGGTCACTATCCGGTCTTTTCTGGACCGAAGAGGGCGCCAACGGCAACACCGGAAACTCATCAGCCACATACACTAAAAGGTTTCTAACACCGGAGAGTAACAGTGATATAAGCCCCATGGCCACAAGAACCAATGAGGAAAACAGTGGTTCTATAGCAAGTTTACTGAGTCAGTTACCACAAACACCACAATTGCAGCAGCAAACAATGTTGGGGTCTATTGAAGACGGTGTTTATCGGCATCCATATCAGTTGCAGGGCATGAATTGGTACTCTTAG